A region from the Lates calcarifer isolate ASB-BC8 unplaced genomic scaffold, TLL_Latcal_v3 _unitig_168_quiver_1241, whole genome shotgun sequence genome encodes:
- the LOC108890106 gene encoding uncharacterized protein LOC108890106 isoform X8 — translation MSFTIVTALLLSSFSWISISVSESQTVEVQSGEEATLLCSNFTTSPSQIIWFRLTNRTQPRCISSIYTATDPASLCSGVQEGKYEMRSNISTVFLKMKDVDSSDSGLYFCGYYISRHPVIVSATYLKVQEELCEITSLLSVILSGVTVVLTKVIISLVVKMRRHTGTVGGLSSILSQLFSVITISQNAARVSFNKYHSRFPLSLSC, via the exons ATGAGCTTTACTATAGTAACAGCTTTACTTCTCTCCAGCTTCA gctggaTCTCCATCTCAGTTTCTGAGTCTCAGACTGTGGAGGTCCAGTCTGGTGAAGAAGCCACACTGCTGTGCTCCAACTTTACCACTTCTCCCTCTCAGATAATCTGGTTCAGACTGACCAACAGAACCCAGCCCCGCTGCATTTCCTCCATCTACACAGCCACTGACCCTGCCTCACTCTGTAGTGGAGTCCAAGagggaaaatatgaaatgagatCCAACATCTCTACTGTCTTTCTCAAAATGAAGGATGTGGATTCatctgactctggactgtatttctgtggatatTATATAAGCAGACACCCCGTTATTGTTAGCGCAACATATTTAAAGGTTCAAG AGGAGCTCTGTGAAATAACAAGTCTGCTGAGTGTGATTCTGAGCGGAGTGACTGTTGTTCTCACTAAGGTCATCATTAGCCTTGTTGTCAAAATGAGGCGTCACACAGGTACTGTTGGAGGGctgtcctccatcctctctcaaCTGTTCTCTGTCATAACCATCAGTCAGAATGCAGCAAGAGTCAGTTTCAACAAATATCACAGCAGATTTCCtctgtcactgagctgctga